One window of the Lactococcus lactis genome contains the following:
- a CDS encoding YhgE/Pip domain-containing protein, with translation MKSIKNTWKLFALDWKRIFKNPVATFLIVALMIIPSLYAWFNIKALWDPYANTSQLPIAVYSADKSASFQDKTINIGDEVLKNLKKNHQLGWKFVDSKADLDKGVKSGKYYAGIYLPKDFSKDLLSFTTGDIKKPQIVYSINEKINAIAPKITSKGASSLQSQISEEFIKTASSTLLKTFNTIGYDIDKNMVSIQKVKSAILSTNDNLGTIDKYTQQVVDLHGKMPEIKEKLAKANEFITYLPEVDALGQKVIKLNDKMPEIDKSFSLVLTLQEKIPEIQNAGKQISMIDDDFASVESTMTQGIQEAKQGLQIINQVQKSMPDIKKLGQDADSLGTITLDAVKKMQSALPSITNSVQITLQSIQEFSKNTSSVISVIDQAIADNQLTDDEKEQINSLITNFTNNIAKQREAIQNIVEYMKQVQESNGNHDLDSTIEQLTNLDSLLSELSTRMSHLNDLVQEGDVSKIRAYLSQINDVVNNISDLINKIDVSEISSTINKALTTLINTITDAKGLLNQAQQIDFDALLNSTSQTVSNAITILEKYQGEMPAIKQEIHDANVMLNGNMTTIVNAINEGANLYKNEFPTLKTKLGTASDFFKNDYAGVRKDLTDTLTMANEKMPDVESALNQANDLIQNDWPEIKSGIQKAAIAIQKGEKEVDLGEIVKLLKLDATKESDFLTQPVEVQENQIYPIANNGSASTPFYTALCLWVGAVLLSSLATTEVHLSDKDKKRYSKREQFFARMGSFVAIGLAQALIVTLGNYFGLGVDVRDPFYSVLFALLISIAFMIMVYVLVALFGNVGKGIAIIILVLSISGGGGNYPIQVSGKFFQAINPYLPFTHAVNLLRESAGGIYWPNAWFAIIILVAVSIVFVAIGAFLFPHFEDKTKKISEIGSKSHFFH, from the coding sequence GTGAAAAGTATTAAAAATACATGGAAGTTGTTTGCCCTAGACTGGAAGCGAATATTTAAAAATCCCGTGGCGACTTTTTTAATTGTCGCCCTAATGATAATTCCCTCTTTATATGCTTGGTTTAATATTAAAGCCCTGTGGGACCCCTATGCCAATACTTCGCAACTGCCAATTGCGGTCTATAGTGCAGATAAATCGGCAAGTTTTCAAGATAAAACCATCAATATTGGTGATGAAGTACTGAAAAATTTAAAGAAAAATCACCAATTAGGCTGGAAATTTGTTGATTCCAAAGCAGATTTAGATAAAGGTGTGAAATCTGGAAAATACTATGCTGGAATCTATTTACCAAAGGATTTTTCAAAAGACCTCTTAAGTTTCACCACGGGTGATATTAAAAAACCACAAATTGTTTATTCAATTAACGAAAAAATCAATGCCATCGCTCCCAAAATAACATCAAAAGGAGCCTCTTCTCTACAATCGCAAATTTCTGAAGAGTTTATCAAAACGGCAAGTAGTACCCTTTTAAAAACCTTCAATACAATTGGTTACGATATTGATAAAAACATGGTAAGTATTCAGAAGGTTAAATCAGCGATTTTATCAACTAATGATAATTTAGGAACCATTGATAAATACACTCAACAAGTTGTTGATCTTCATGGAAAAATGCCAGAAATTAAAGAAAAACTGGCAAAAGCTAATGAATTTATCACTTATTTACCAGAAGTAGATGCTTTAGGTCAAAAGGTCATTAAATTAAATGATAAAATGCCAGAAATTGATAAAAGTTTTTCACTCGTTTTGACCCTTCAAGAGAAAATACCTGAGATTCAAAATGCTGGAAAACAAATCTCGATGATTGATGATGACTTTGCGTCAGTAGAAAGTACCATGACTCAAGGTATTCAAGAAGCCAAACAAGGTTTACAAATTATCAATCAAGTCCAAAAATCAATGCCAGACATTAAAAAATTGGGACAAGATGCTGATAGTTTGGGGACTATAACCTTGGATGCGGTGAAAAAAATGCAGAGTGCATTGCCTAGCATTACAAATAGCGTTCAAATAACACTTCAATCAATTCAAGAGTTCTCAAAAAATACTTCATCCGTTATTTCTGTTATTGATCAAGCGATTGCCGATAATCAATTAACTGATGATGAAAAGGAACAAATAAATAGCTTAATTACCAATTTTACTAATAACATTGCTAAACAAAGAGAAGCCATTCAAAATATTGTTGAATATATGAAGCAGGTGCAAGAAAGCAATGGAAATCACGATTTAGATTCTACTATTGAGCAATTAACTAATCTAGATTCGCTCTTGTCAGAACTTAGTACCAGAATGAGTCACCTAAATGACTTAGTGCAAGAGGGTGATGTATCTAAAATTCGAGCTTATCTATCACAAATCAATGATGTAGTAAATAATATTTCTGATTTAATTAATAAAATTGATGTCAGTGAGATTAGTAGTACAATTAATAAAGCTCTAACAACATTGATTAATACCATAACAGACGCTAAAGGTTTATTAAATCAAGCTCAACAAATCGACTTTGATGCCTTACTAAATTCAACAAGTCAAACAGTTTCTAATGCTATTACCATTTTAGAAAAATATCAAGGCGAAATGCCAGCCATTAAACAAGAAATTCATGATGCGAATGTAATGTTAAATGGCAATATGACAACGATTGTTAATGCAATTAATGAAGGAGCTAATCTCTATAAAAATGAGTTTCCTACTCTTAAAACTAAGTTAGGGACTGCTTCTGATTTCTTTAAAAATGATTATGCTGGTGTTCGTAAGGATTTGACAGATACCTTAACAATGGCAAATGAGAAAATGCCTGATGTTGAGTCTGCTTTGAATCAAGCCAACGATTTAATTCAAAATGATTGGCCTGAAATCAAATCAGGAATTCAAAAAGCAGCCATAGCTATTCAAAAAGGTGAAAAAGAAGTTGACTTAGGTGAAATCGTCAAACTCCTAAAATTAGATGCGACCAAAGAAAGTGACTTCCTGACACAACCGGTTGAAGTCCAAGAAAATCAAATCTATCCGATTGCCAATAATGGTTCAGCAAGTACACCTTTCTATACTGCGCTTTGTCTGTGGGTCGGTGCAGTCTTACTTTCAAGTTTGGCAACAACGGAGGTTCACTTATCAGATAAAGATAAAAAACGTTATTCTAAACGTGAACAATTCTTTGCTCGAATGGGAAGTTTCGTAGCCATTGGACTTGCTCAAGCCTTGATTGTAACGCTTGGAAATTATTTTGGTTTAGGAGTAGATGTAAGAGATCCATTCTACAGTGTTCTCTTTGCCTTACTAATATCCATAGCCTTTATGATAATGGTTTATGTTCTGGTCGCCCTGTTTGGCAATGTAGGTAAAGGAATAGCGATTATCATCCTGGTTCTTTCCATTTCTGGTGGTGGTGGGAACTATCCAATCCAAGTTTCTGGAAAATTCTTCCAAGCCATTAATCCTTATTTACCATTTACTCATGCTGTCAACCTTTTACGAGAATCAGCGGGAGGAATTTACTGGCCAAATGCTTGGTTTGCGATAATCATTCTTGTAGCAGTATCAATAGTATTTGTTGCAATAGGTGCCTTCCTCTTCCCACACTTTGAAGATAAAACGAAGAAAATTTCCGAAATCGGAAGCAAGAGTCATTTCTTCCATTAA
- a CDS encoding response regulator transcription factor: MIKILLVEDDLSLSKSVYDFLKSFAQVKQVYDGVEGLYEAELGIYDLILLDLMLPEKNGFEVLKELREQNVDTPVLIMTAKESLDDKMHGFDIGADDYLTKPFYLDELKARIQALLKRTGKLEDSNGLTYGNIRLNLSNKSTLVDDQPVDLIGKEFDLVVYLMQNQNVVLPKEQIFDRIWGYDSDITVTVVEVYMSKIRKKLKDTEFVNNLSTLRNVGYILR; the protein is encoded by the coding sequence ATGATTAAAATTTTATTAGTGGAGGATGATTTATCACTCTCAAAATCTGTTTACGATTTCTTAAAATCATTTGCGCAAGTCAAACAGGTTTATGATGGAGTTGAAGGACTCTATGAGGCAGAATTGGGAATTTATGATTTAATTTTGCTTGATTTAATGCTTCCAGAAAAGAATGGTTTTGAAGTCTTAAAGGAATTACGTGAGCAAAATGTAGATACACCAGTCTTAATCATGACTGCTAAGGAATCTTTGGATGATAAAATGCACGGATTCGACATTGGAGCAGATGATTATTTAACAAAACCTTTCTATTTAGATGAACTAAAAGCACGTATTCAAGCACTTTTGAAACGGACAGGTAAATTAGAAGATTCAAACGGTTTAACTTATGGAAATATTCGTTTGAATTTATCAAATAAATCAACTTTAGTTGATGATCAACCTGTTGATTTAATCGGAAAAGAATTTGATTTAGTCGTTTATTTAATGCAAAATCAAAATGTTGTTTTGCCAAAAGAGCAAATTTTTGACCGGATTTGGGGCTATGACAGTGATATAACAGTAACTGTTGTTGAAGTTTATATGAGTAAAATTCGGAAAAAATTGAAAGATACAGAATTTGTCAATAATCTTTCAACCTTGCGAAATGTTGGCTATATCTTGAGATAA
- a CDS encoding sensor histidine kinase — MKKIIKKVKSSAIVKNDGKNFLHFFLAFTVIFVALAVIIIQVMQLGMYRATDQNLHNLAQNRVFLIEAANNQLGMNNSQDSGYYGPNNSVIFYDSEGKSFIPSAGSNANISTDFGMSLLQKTMKFNENQINTIQTVSVKNPYGDNWHYRYLTTSQFIITNTDGTVTPVYAQIFSNVDQIQDAMSRAMWVIVTTMITFWLLSVIISLYLANWTLKPILAAYEKQKEFVENASHELRTPLAILQNRLELLFQKPTATIIDESENISESLSEVRNMRLLTSNLLNLARRDSGIRIEPEATTATYFENIFNSYEMLAENAGKKFSGHLKLDGTINLDQALIKQLLTILFDNALKYTGDEGEISVDVQKNGGFLVFAVADNGEGISDEDKKKIFDRFFRVDKARTRQKGGLGLGLSLAKQIVEAYNGKITVEDNKPKGTKFIVRIRVDSTISNPAKIFQKL; from the coding sequence TTGAAGAAAATAATTAAAAAAGTTAAATCTTCAGCTATTGTAAAAAATGATGGGAAAAATTTCCTTCATTTTTTTCTAGCTTTTACAGTCATTTTTGTTGCTTTAGCCGTGATTATTATTCAAGTCATGCAATTAGGAATGTATCGAGCGACTGACCAAAATTTACACAATTTGGCTCAAAACCGAGTCTTTTTGATAGAAGCAGCGAATAATCAATTAGGAATGAATAATTCGCAAGATAGTGGCTATTACGGTCCCAATAATAGTGTAATTTTTTATGATTCAGAGGGTAAAAGTTTCATACCTTCAGCGGGTTCAAATGCAAATATAAGTACAGACTTTGGCATGAGCCTTCTGCAAAAAACAATGAAATTTAACGAAAATCAAATTAACACTATTCAAACTGTTTCTGTAAAAAATCCTTATGGAGATAATTGGCACTATCGTTATCTGACAACATCACAATTTATTATTACAAATACTGATGGAACAGTAACTCCGGTTTATGCACAAATTTTTTCAAATGTTGACCAAATTCAAGATGCCATGAGCCGAGCCATGTGGGTCATTGTGACAACAATGATTACTTTCTGGCTTCTGTCAGTAATTATTAGTCTATATCTTGCAAACTGGACATTAAAACCAATTTTGGCCGCTTATGAAAAACAAAAAGAATTTGTTGAAAATGCTTCACATGAATTGAGAACACCTCTGGCAATCTTGCAAAATCGTCTAGAATTACTTTTCCAAAAGCCAACAGCAACAATTATTGATGAATCAGAAAATATTTCTGAAAGTTTATCAGAAGTTCGTAATATGCGTTTATTAACAAGTAACTTACTGAACTTAGCTCGTCGAGATTCTGGAATCAGAATTGAGCCAGAGGCGACTACGGCAACTTATTTTGAGAATATTTTTAATAGCTATGAAATGCTTGCTGAAAACGCAGGTAAAAAGTTTTCAGGCCATTTGAAATTAGATGGAACGATTAATTTGGACCAAGCCCTGATCAAACAATTGCTAACCATATTATTTGATAATGCTCTTAAATACACGGGTGATGAGGGTGAAATCTCTGTAGATGTTCAAAAAAATGGGGGATTCTTAGTTTTTGCTGTCGCCGATAATGGTGAAGGAATTTCTGATGAAGATAAGAAAAAAATCTTTGACCGCTTTTTCCGAGTAGATAAAGCAAGAACGCGTCAAAAAGGTGGCTTAGGTTTGGGTCTTTCTCTGGCCAAACAAATTGTTGAAGCTTACAATGGGAAGATTACAGTTGAAGATAATAAACCTAAAGGTACAAAATTCATTGTTAGAATTCGTGTGGATAGCACAATTTCAAATCCTGCAAAAATTTTCCAAAAGTTGTAA
- a CDS encoding demethylmenaquinone methyltransferase, whose amino-acid sequence MTKVNEERVQEIFNSISSDYDKMNAIISFKQHDLWRAKTMKRMGDLTGLSILDLCCGTGDWTFDLSESVGPSGKVIGLDFSENMLEIAKAKLKEEAKKNIEFLQGNAMALPFENESFDVVTIGYGLRNTPDYLTVLKEIFRVLKPGGRVVCIETSHPTLPIYKQAFELYFKNVMPFFGKVFAKSLKEYQWLQKSAEDFPDAKTLEELFRKAGFVAVDYQKHGGGAIASHFATKSKKPKSNIRIGKK is encoded by the coding sequence ATGACAAAAGTAAACGAAGAACGTGTACAAGAAATTTTTAATAGTATTTCATCAGATTATGATAAAATGAACGCCATTATCAGTTTTAAACAACATGATTTATGGCGTGCTAAAACAATGAAAAGGATGGGAGATTTAACTGGTCTGTCTATTCTTGATTTGTGTTGTGGAACTGGAGACTGGACTTTTGATTTATCTGAAAGTGTCGGCCCTTCTGGTAAAGTAATTGGTCTTGATTTTTCAGAAAATATGCTCGAAATTGCTAAGGCTAAACTTAAAGAAGAAGCGAAGAAAAACATTGAATTTCTCCAAGGAAATGCAATGGCTTTACCTTTTGAAAATGAAAGTTTTGATGTAGTTACGATTGGTTATGGTCTAAGAAACACACCTGACTATCTTACTGTATTAAAAGAAATTTTTCGTGTGTTAAAACCAGGGGGCAGAGTAGTTTGTATCGAAACTTCACACCCCACATTACCAATTTATAAACAAGCTTTTGAACTTTATTTTAAAAATGTCATGCCCTTTTTTGGTAAAGTTTTTGCCAAATCTTTAAAAGAATATCAATGGCTTCAAAAATCAGCAGAAGATTTTCCAGATGCCAAGACGCTTGAAGAACTTTTTAGAAAAGCTGGCTTTGTTGCCGTAGACTATCAAAAACATGGCGGTGGAGCAATCGCAAGTCATTTTGCCACTAAATCCAAAAAACCTAAATCAAATATTCGTATTGGTAAAAAGTAG
- a CDS encoding 1-deoxy-D-xylulose-5-phosphate synthase, whose protein sequence is MSVLEKIDSPADLKKVSNQELEELASEIRTAVLHKVSNIGGHVGPNLGVTELTIALHKVFNSPIDKFIWDVSHQTYPHKILTGRKNGFTDGHFHDITPYTSQRESEHDFFTVGHTSTSIANALGYAKARDLTNDKGNIVAVIGDGSLSGGLAMEALNNAGDFKGNLIILVNDNQMSIAENHGGLYRNLAELRATNCQAENNFFKTFGLDYKYLENGNDIESLIHLFEEVKDIDHPIVLHIHTEKGRGYQPALENKEAFHWHMPFDLETGQSKVIDSGKSYSSVMLDYMDKKVSEGLPLVAINAAIPGIFGLKQFAAKYPNRYIDAGIAEQFTITFGGAMAAAGARPIIFHNSTFVQRAYDQFWHDLAINEEPAIVIVKGGVISGSDETHQGSSAMTWISNIPNIKYLAPTSEEEFISILDWALEQHEEPVVIQMPEHGLESRPTVLTDYSTPSYQMTKSGEKVALLALGGLYSHGEKVAKVLAENGINATLINPLFINDLDQAFLENLVENHQVIATIEDGILDGGFGQKVASLLGKYDVKVLNFGAKREFNDSVPVTELYNRYHLTPELMVADILSLLK, encoded by the coding sequence ATATCAGTGTTAGAAAAAATAGACAGCCCAGCGGATTTAAAAAAAGTATCAAATCAAGAACTAGAAGAATTAGCTTCAGAAATTAGAACAGCAGTTCTTCATAAAGTATCAAACATCGGTGGACACGTTGGCCCAAACTTGGGTGTGACTGAATTAACAATTGCCCTTCATAAAGTTTTCAATTCACCAATTGATAAGTTTATTTGGGATGTTTCTCACCAAACTTATCCACATAAAATTTTAACTGGACGTAAAAATGGATTTACTGATGGACATTTCCATGACATCACACCTTACACCAGTCAAAGAGAATCAGAACACGACTTTTTCACAGTTGGCCATACCTCGACTTCAATTGCTAATGCCTTAGGTTATGCCAAAGCGCGTGATTTGACAAATGACAAAGGCAACATTGTTGCGGTCATTGGTGACGGTTCACTTTCTGGGGGACTTGCTATGGAAGCCCTCAATAATGCCGGAGATTTCAAAGGAAACCTCATTATTTTAGTTAATGATAATCAAATGTCAATTGCTGAAAATCATGGAGGACTTTACCGTAACCTTGCCGAACTTCGGGCGACAAATTGTCAAGCCGAAAATAACTTCTTTAAAACTTTTGGTTTAGATTATAAATATCTTGAAAATGGAAATGATATTGAATCTTTAATTCACCTATTTGAAGAAGTAAAAGATATCGACCATCCAATTGTCCTTCATATTCATACTGAAAAAGGACGTGGTTATCAACCAGCTCTTGAAAATAAAGAAGCTTTTCACTGGCACATGCCTTTCGATTTAGAAACTGGTCAATCAAAAGTGATTGATTCTGGTAAATCTTATAGTTCAGTTATGTTGGATTACATGGATAAAAAGGTTTCAGAAGGCCTTCCTCTTGTTGCCATCAATGCAGCAATTCCAGGAATCTTTGGACTGAAACAATTTGCAGCTAAATATCCTAACCGTTATATTGATGCAGGAATTGCTGAGCAATTTACCATTACTTTTGGTGGTGCAATGGCTGCGGCTGGTGCTCGTCCAATTATTTTCCACAATTCTACTTTTGTTCAACGTGCTTATGATCAATTTTGGCATGACTTAGCAATTAATGAAGAACCAGCAATTGTTATTGTTAAAGGTGGAGTTATTTCAGGTTCAGATGAAACACACCAAGGCTCATCAGCCATGACTTGGATTTCAAACATTCCAAATATCAAATATCTTGCTCCAACTTCTGAAGAAGAATTTATTTCAATTCTTGATTGGGCACTTGAGCAACATGAAGAACCAGTTGTGATTCAAATGCCAGAACACGGCTTAGAATCACGTCCGACTGTTCTCACAGATTATTCAACCCCTTCATATCAAATGACAAAATCAGGCGAAAAAGTTGCCCTCTTGGCACTTGGTGGTCTTTATTCACATGGTGAAAAAGTAGCTAAAGTTTTGGCTGAAAATGGAATTAATGCAACCCTAATAAATCCACTTTTCATCAACGATTTGGACCAAGCTTTCCTTGAAAACTTAGTTGAAAATCATCAAGTTATTGCGACGATCGAAGATGGAATTCTTGACGGAGGATTTGGTCAAAAAGTTGCTTCCCTCCTTGGTAAGTATGATGTTAAAGTTTTGAACTTTGGTGCGAAACGTGAATTTAATGATTCTGTTCCAGTGACAGAACTTTATAATCGTTATCATTTGACACCAGAACTTATGGTTGCTGATATTCTTAGTCTTTTGAAATAA
- a CDS encoding 6-phospho-beta-glucosidase codes for MPFSKDFLWGGATAANQCEGGYNQGGRGLANVDLVPHGKDRFPIITGEMKHLEFDEDHFYPAKEAIDMYHHWKEDLALFAEMGFKTYRMSIAWTRIFPKGDEQEPNEEGLQFYEDIFRECKRLRIEPLVTITHFDCPVHLIKEYGGWRNRKMVGFYENLARAIFTRYKGLVRYWLTFNEINMLLHAPFMGAGLVFEEGENKEQAKYLAAHHELLASALATKIGHEVDPENKIGCMLAAGDYYPFDCNPENVFEAQKQNHDNLFFIDVQSRGKYPNYLLKRLEREEITLPIEKGDLEILAENTVDFISFSYYASRVAKVKDEDADKSAGNIFESVKNPYLEASEWGWQIDPLGLRITMNSIYDRYQKPLFIVENGLGAVDKPDENGFVADDYRIDYMAAHIKEMKKAVELDGVELLGYTSWGCIDLVSAGTGEMSKRYGFIYVDRDDSGKGSLKRTPKKSFNWYKKVIASNGEDLTNE; via the coding sequence ATGCCATTTAGTAAAGATTTTCTCTGGGGCGGAGCAACTGCAGCTAATCAATGTGAAGGCGGCTATAATCAGGGAGGACGTGGGCTTGCCAATGTCGACCTTGTTCCACACGGAAAAGATCGTTTTCCAATTATTACAGGGGAAATGAAGCACCTTGAATTCGATGAAGACCATTTTTATCCAGCAAAAGAAGCGATTGATATGTATCATCATTGGAAAGAAGACCTCGCACTTTTTGCTGAAATGGGATTTAAAACCTATCGAATGTCTATTGCTTGGACAAGAATTTTTCCAAAAGGCGACGAACAAGAGCCAAATGAAGAAGGCTTGCAATTTTATGAAGATATTTTTAGAGAATGCAAGCGTTTAAGAATTGAACCCTTAGTAACCATCACTCACTTTGATTGTCCTGTCCACCTAATTAAAGAATATGGTGGCTGGCGTAATCGAAAAATGGTTGGTTTCTATGAAAATTTAGCCAGAGCAATTTTTACTCGTTATAAAGGATTAGTTCGCTATTGGTTGACATTTAATGAAATTAATATGCTCCTCCATGCTCCATTTATGGGAGCAGGACTTGTTTTTGAAGAAGGAGAAAATAAAGAACAAGCCAAATACTTAGCCGCTCATCATGAACTATTAGCATCGGCTTTAGCAACAAAAATTGGACATGAAGTTGACCCAGAAAATAAGATAGGCTGCATGTTAGCTGCTGGAGATTACTATCCATTTGATTGTAATCCAGAAAATGTTTTTGAAGCTCAAAAACAAAATCATGATAATCTCTTTTTCATTGATGTTCAATCTCGTGGAAAATATCCAAACTACCTTTTAAAGAGATTAGAGCGTGAAGAAATTACACTTCCGATTGAAAAAGGCGACTTAGAAATCCTTGCTGAAAACACAGTTGACTTTATTTCATTTAGTTACTATGCAAGTCGAGTCGCTAAAGTCAAGGATGAGGATGCAGATAAATCAGCTGGAAATATCTTTGAATCTGTAAAAAATCCTTATTTAGAGGCCAGTGAATGGGGTTGGCAAATTGACCCACTTGGTTTAAGAATCACAATGAATTCTATTTATGACCGCTATCAAAAACCATTATTTATTGTAGAAAATGGTTTAGGAGCAGTAGATAAACCTGATGAAAATGGATTTGTAGCTGATGATTATCGAATTGATTACATGGCTGCACACATCAAAGAAATGAAGAAAGCAGTTGAACTTGATGGCGTTGAACTATTAGGTTATACTTCTTGGGGATGTATTGACTTAGTATCAGCAGGAACGGGTGAGATGAGCAAACGTTATGGATTCATCTATGTCGACCGAGACGATTCTGGTAAAGGAAGTTTGAAACGGACGCCTAAGAAATCATTTAACTGGTACAAGAAAGTTATTGCAAGCAACGGTGAAGATTTAACAAATGAATAA
- the yidD gene encoding membrane protein insertion efficiency factor YidD, which translates to MKKVLVKAVHGYQRWISPALPPACRYYPTCSNYMVQAIEKHGPAKGLAMGTARILRCHPFCQPGYDLVPDHFSLRRNWAEPEKEEDSN; encoded by the coding sequence ATGAAAAAAGTATTAGTAAAAGCAGTACATGGCTACCAACGCTGGATTTCTCCAGCCTTGCCACCAGCCTGTCGCTATTATCCTACCTGCTCCAATTACATGGTTCAGGCCATTGAAAAACATGGACCAGCCAAAGGTTTGGCAATGGGAACAGCACGTATTTTACGTTGTCACCCATTTTGCCAGCCAGGATATGATTTAGTTCCAGACCATTTTAGTTTGCGAAGAAATTGGGCAGAACCAGAAAAAGAAGAAGACTCAAATTAA